In the genome of Aureimonas sp. OT7, one region contains:
- a CDS encoding TetR family transcriptional regulator C-terminal domain-containing protein — MEGVRKQQRTRIQQANREMIVAAALPVFSAHGFKAATVDAIATAAGMSKPNLLYYFRRKEDIYSAVLERTLEIWLDPLERLDADGDPEAELSRYIAVKLQMSADAPEASRLFANEILHGAPVIGDFLSGRLRRLVGDKAAIIERWMDEGRLARMDPVHLVFMIWAITQHYADFAVQVRAIVGESAEHPAFRESTTRNVLALVMNGLRPRSG, encoded by the coding sequence ATGGAAGGCGTGCGAAAGCAGCAACGGACGCGCATCCAGCAGGCGAACCGCGAGATGATCGTGGCCGCGGCCCTGCCGGTATTTTCGGCCCATGGGTTCAAGGCAGCGACCGTGGACGCCATTGCCACGGCGGCCGGGATGTCGAAGCCGAATCTTCTCTATTACTTCCGCCGCAAGGAAGACATCTACTCGGCCGTTCTGGAGCGCACGCTGGAAATCTGGCTCGATCCGCTGGAGCGCCTGGATGCCGACGGCGATCCGGAGGCGGAGCTTTCCCGCTACATCGCGGTGAAACTGCAGATGTCGGCTGACGCGCCCGAGGCTTCCCGCCTGTTCGCCAACGAAATCCTGCATGGTGCGCCGGTGATCGGCGACTTCCTTTCCGGGCGGCTGCGCCGGCTGGTGGGCGACAAGGCCGCCATCATCGAACGGTGGATGGATGAAGGGCGACTGGCGCGGATGGACCCGGTGCATCTGGTGTTCATGATCTGGGCGATCACGCAGCATTATGCCGACTTCGCCGTCCAGGTACGGGCCATCGTCGGCGAGAGCGCCGAACACCCCGCCTTCCGCGAAAGCACCACGCGCAACGTGCTCGCTTTGGTCATGAACGGGCTGCGGCCCCGCTCCGGCTGA
- a CDS encoding ABC transporter substrate-binding protein, with protein sequence MKAILSGGVALAVLFSTTAGSQAADSLTLQLKWVTQGQFAGYYVAHDKGFYDEAGLDVDILPGGPDVAPTQVIAGGGADVIVEWMPAALAARERGVPLVNIAQPFKASGMELTCRKDTDIASPADFKGKTLGVWFSGNEYPFLSWMSKLGLSTDGGAEGVTVIRQGFNVDPLIQKQADCISTMSYNEYWQVLDAGIPADELTVFKYQDQGVATLEDGLYATEETLADPEMVDALARFVKATMRGWAYAAENPDEAAQIVLDNDMTGAQTEEHQKRMVGEVIKLVGDSDGTLDVAAAENTVAVLMGGGSDPVITRAPEGAWTSTVTDKMKTMP encoded by the coding sequence ATGAAGGCAATATTGTCGGGCGGTGTCGCCCTTGCGGTTCTTTTCTCCACGACAGCCGGGTCGCAGGCCGCGGACTCGCTGACGCTGCAGCTCAAATGGGTGACGCAGGGCCAGTTCGCCGGCTACTACGTCGCTCACGACAAGGGTTTCTACGACGAGGCCGGCCTCGACGTCGATATCCTGCCGGGCGGGCCGGACGTCGCGCCGACGCAGGTCATCGCCGGCGGCGGCGCGGATGTTATCGTGGAATGGATGCCTGCGGCCCTCGCCGCGCGCGAACGCGGCGTTCCGCTTGTCAACATCGCCCAGCCTTTCAAGGCATCGGGCATGGAACTGACCTGCCGAAAGGACACCGACATCGCGTCGCCCGCGGACTTCAAGGGCAAGACACTGGGCGTCTGGTTCTCCGGCAACGAGTATCCGTTCCTGTCGTGGATGTCGAAGCTCGGCCTGTCCACCGATGGCGGGGCAGAGGGCGTCACGGTGATCCGGCAGGGCTTCAACGTCGATCCGCTGATCCAGAAGCAGGCGGACTGCATTTCCACGATGAGCTACAACGAATACTGGCAGGTGCTGGATGCCGGCATCCCGGCCGATGAGCTGACGGTCTTCAAGTATCAGGATCAGGGCGTCGCCACGCTGGAGGACGGCCTTTATGCGACCGAGGAGACGCTCGCCGATCCGGAGATGGTCGACGCGCTGGCGCGCTTCGTCAAGGCGACGATGCGCGGCTGGGCCTATGCCGCCGAAAACCCCGACGAAGCCGCGCAGATCGTGCTCGACAACGATATGACGGGCGCACAGACCGAAGAGCACCAGAAGCGCATGGTCGGCGAGGTGATCAAGCTGGTTGGCGACAGCGATGGAACGCTGGATGTCGCCGCTGCGGAAAACACCGTCGCGGTGCTGATGGGCGGCGGCTCGGACCCGGTCATCACCAGGGCGCCCGAAGGCGCCTGGACCTCGACCGTGACCGACAAGATGAAGACCATGCCCTGA
- the preA gene encoding NAD-dependent dihydropyrimidine dehydrogenase subunit PreA produces MADLATEFLGIRSPNPFWLASAPPTDKEYNVQRAFEAGWGGVVWKTLGEGRPVVNVNGPRYGAVHGPDRRLLGLNNIELITDRELDLNLEEIARVKRNWPDRALIVSLMVPCEEESWKAILARVADTGCDGVELNFGCPHGMSERGMGSAVGQVPEYIEMVARWCKQHSKLPVIVKLTPNITDIRYPARAARRGGADAVSLINTISSIVSVDLDNFAPTPTIDGKGSHGGYCGPAVKPIALNMVAEIARDRETWGMPISGIGGVTTWRDAAEFIALGCGTVQVCTAAMTYGFKVVQEMATGLSEWMDEKGYRNIEDFRGRAVGNVVDWQYLNLNYVTKARIDQALCIKCGRCHIACEDTSHQAITSMVDGARHFEVIDAECVGCNLCVNVCPVENCITMERAHGVDPRTGKPIPDAYSNWTVHPNNPMAREAMQFAPEPVVLPDAAE; encoded by the coding sequence ATGGCCGATCTTGCTACGGAATTTCTGGGTATCCGCTCTCCCAACCCCTTCTGGCTGGCATCCGCGCCGCCCACCGACAAGGAATACAACGTCCAGCGCGCCTTCGAGGCCGGATGGGGCGGCGTCGTGTGGAAGACGCTGGGGGAAGGGCGGCCCGTCGTCAACGTGAACGGGCCCCGCTATGGCGCGGTCCACGGACCCGACCGCCGATTGCTCGGCCTCAACAATATCGAGCTGATCACCGACCGCGAACTCGATCTCAATCTGGAGGAGATCGCCCGGGTCAAGCGCAACTGGCCGGATCGCGCCTTGATCGTTTCGCTGATGGTGCCCTGCGAGGAGGAGAGCTGGAAGGCCATCCTGGCGCGCGTGGCCGATACGGGCTGTGACGGGGTGGAACTGAACTTCGGCTGCCCCCATGGCATGAGCGAGCGCGGCATGGGCTCGGCCGTGGGGCAGGTGCCCGAATATATCGAGATGGTCGCGCGGTGGTGCAAGCAGCACTCGAAGCTGCCCGTCATCGTCAAGCTGACGCCTAATATCACCGACATCCGCTACCCGGCACGCGCTGCGCGGCGTGGAGGGGCCGATGCCGTCTCCCTGATCAACACGATCTCGTCCATCGTCAGCGTCGATCTGGACAATTTCGCACCGACGCCCACCATCGACGGCAAGGGCAGCCATGGCGGCTATTGCGGCCCGGCGGTAAAGCCCATTGCCCTCAACATGGTGGCCGAGATCGCACGCGACCGCGAGACCTGGGGCATGCCGATCTCCGGTATCGGCGGCGTCACGACCTGGCGGGACGCCGCGGAGTTCATCGCGCTCGGCTGCGGCACGGTCCAGGTCTGCACGGCTGCGATGACCTACGGCTTCAAGGTCGTACAGGAAATGGCGACCGGCCTTTCGGAGTGGATGGACGAGAAGGGCTATCGCAACATCGAGGATTTCCGCGGGCGGGCGGTCGGCAACGTCGTCGACTGGCAGTATCTCAACCTCAATTACGTCACGAAGGCGCGGATCGACCAGGCGCTCTGCATCAAATGCGGGCGCTGCCACATCGCCTGCGAGGACACGTCCCACCAGGCCATCACATCGATGGTGGACGGCGCACGCCATTTCGAGGTGATCGATGCGGAATGCGTCGGCTGCAATCTCTGCGTCAATGTCTGCCCGGTCGAGAATTGCATCACCATGGAACGCGCCCACGGGGTCGACCCGCGAACGGGCAAGCCTATTCCCGATGCCTATTCCAACTGGACGGTGCATCCGAACAATCCGATGGCGCGGGAGGCCATGCAGTTCGCACCCGAACCCGTCGTCCTGCCGGATGCCGCCGAGTGA
- a CDS encoding Zn-dependent hydrolase: protein MSHASNLQVDGDRLWNALMDMAEIGPGVAGGNNRQTLTDEDASGRRLFQRWCEEAGMRVAVDSMGNMFAERPGEDADAAPVYLGSHLDTQPTGGRYDGVLGVLGALEVVRSLNDMNIRTRRPIVVTNWTNEEGTRFAPAMLASGVFAGVHEEEWAKDRVDAAGKRFGDELRRIGFEGEERVGARQIGAFFELHIEQGPILEDEGVDIGVVTHGQGLYWLQVTLTGREAHTGSTPMPKRRNAGLGMARVTEMVHEVAMDHQPDAVGAIGHVEIYPNSRNIIVGRAVFTIDIRSPDRDTLEAMRARIEDGIHQIAEAMDIGAETEIVGHFDPVTFDAGCVAAIRNAADKLGLSHRDIVSGAGHDACWINRVAPTAMVMCPCVDGLSHNEAEEITRDWARNGANVLLNAVVDTAGIAEAAEGEGR, encoded by the coding sequence ATGAGCCACGCATCCAACCTGCAGGTCGATGGGGATCGCCTGTGGAACGCCCTGATGGACATGGCCGAGATCGGGCCGGGCGTCGCGGGCGGCAATAACCGCCAGACCTTGACGGACGAGGATGCAAGCGGCCGCCGCCTGTTCCAGCGCTGGTGCGAAGAGGCGGGGATGCGCGTCGCGGTGGACTCGATGGGCAACATGTTCGCCGAGCGGCCGGGAGAGGATGCCGATGCGGCGCCCGTCTATCTCGGCAGCCATCTCGACACCCAGCCGACGGGCGGTCGCTACGACGGCGTCCTCGGCGTTCTCGGCGCGCTGGAAGTGGTCCGCAGCCTGAACGACATGAATATCCGGACGCGCCGCCCCATCGTCGTGACGAACTGGACCAACGAGGAGGGCACGCGCTTTGCGCCGGCCATGCTGGCGTCCGGTGTGTTTGCCGGCGTTCACGAGGAGGAATGGGCCAAGGACAGGGTGGACGCCGCCGGAAAGCGCTTCGGCGACGAGTTGCGGCGCATCGGTTTCGAGGGCGAGGAGAGGGTGGGCGCACGCCAGATCGGCGCCTTCTTCGAACTGCATATCGAACAGGGCCCGATCCTCGAGGATGAGGGGGTCGACATCGGCGTCGTGACGCACGGACAGGGCTTGTACTGGCTGCAGGTGACCTTGACCGGCAGGGAGGCGCACACAGGCTCCACGCCCATGCCCAAGCGGCGCAACGCGGGACTGGGCATGGCCCGCGTGACGGAGATGGTGCACGAGGTGGCGATGGATCACCAGCCGGATGCGGTGGGCGCGATCGGCCATGTGGAGATCTATCCCAACTCCCGCAACATCATCGTGGGCAGGGCGGTCTTCACCATCGACATCCGCTCTCCCGACAGGGATACGCTGGAGGCCATGCGCGCCCGCATCGAGGACGGCATCCACCAGATCGCCGAGGCGATGGATATCGGCGCCGAGACCGAGATCGTCGGACATTTCGACCCGGTGACCTTCGATGCCGGCTGCGTTGCGGCCATCCGCAACGCGGCCGACAAGCTCGGCCTCAGCCATCGCGATATCGTGTCGGGTGCGGGGCACGACGCCTGCTGGATCAACCGCGTGGCGCCGACCGCCATGGTCATGTGTCCTTGTGTCGACGGCCTTTCGCACAACGAGGCCGAGGAAATTACCCGGGATTGGGCGCGCAACGGCGCCAACGTGCTGCTCAACGCCGTCGTCGATACGGCCGGCATCGCCGAGGCGGCGGAGGGAGAAGGCCGATGA
- a CDS encoding ABC transporter permease, whose protein sequence is MSGVLALAAVIAVGAVFLLRWLSGIAAGAGSRLLDLAIPLIFGATLLLLWELLTRGLGVPAVLLPPPSQIGARIVASSGLLWADFVQTFLKAVLVGYAVGCGLGFLTALAVDRYPFLKRGLLPLGNFASALPIIGVAPIMVMWFGFDWPSKAAVVVLMTFFPMLVNTVAGLAAAGPMERDLMRTYAGGYWQTLWRLRLPAAMPFIFNALKINSTLALIGAIVAEFFGTPIVGMGFRISAEIGRLNTDMVWAEIAVAAVAGSASYALLALAERRVTFWHPSQRI, encoded by the coding sequence ATGAGCGGCGTTCTGGCGCTTGCCGCCGTCATCGCCGTCGGCGCGGTTTTCCTGTTGCGCTGGCTGTCCGGCATTGCAGCCGGCGCAGGCAGCCGGTTGCTGGATCTGGCCATCCCGCTGATCTTCGGCGCGACACTGCTTCTTTTGTGGGAACTCCTGACGCGCGGCCTCGGCGTACCCGCCGTGCTGCTGCCGCCGCCCAGCCAGATCGGGGCGCGCATCGTCGCTTCCTCCGGCCTGCTCTGGGCCGATTTCGTCCAGACCTTCCTGAAGGCGGTGCTGGTGGGCTACGCCGTCGGTTGCGGCCTGGGCTTCCTGACGGCGCTGGCGGTCGATCGATATCCGTTCCTGAAGCGCGGCCTGCTGCCGCTCGGCAATTTTGCCTCGGCCCTGCCCATCATCGGCGTCGCGCCCATCATGGTGATGTGGTTCGGCTTCGACTGGCCCTCCAAGGCCGCGGTCGTCGTTCTGATGACGTTCTTTCCCATGCTGGTGAACACCGTTGCCGGCCTTGCGGCGGCCGGCCCGATGGAGCGCGACCTGATGCGCACCTATGCCGGCGGCTATTGGCAGACGCTGTGGCGGCTGCGGCTGCCGGCGGCCATGCCCTTCATCTTCAATGCACTCAAGATCAACTCGACGCTCGCGCTGATCGGAGCCATCGTGGCCGAGTTTTTCGGCACGCCCATCGTCGGCATGGGCTTTCGCATCTCGGCCGAGATCGGCAGGCTCAACACCGACATGGTGTGGGCCGAAATCGCCGTGGCAGCGGTGGCCGGCTCGGCATCCTACGCACTTCTGGCCCTGGCCGAACGCCGGGTCACCTTCTGGCATCCCTCGCAACGCATCTGA
- a CDS encoding ABC transporter permease, translating to MTSGASSLRAGAAPILSVLVVLLAIWTLAAIALNWQTTSDRLARENPAYDTAALVAATLSSDRPILPAPHQIVAEMAGTIFGVRPSSPRSLLFHAGVTLSSTLAGFIMGTLLGIALALGILNSRTLDKSLMPWIIASQTIPILAIAPMLIVVLNSVGVTGLVPKALISTYLSFFPVTVGMVKGLRSPDRMHLDLMRTYAANTTQLLYKLRLPASLPFLFASMKVAVAAALVGAIVGELPTGARAGLGARLLAGSYYGQTIQIWSALVMAALMAGCLVAAISLAERIVLSRTGQVR from the coding sequence ATGACTAGCGGCGCCTCCTCCCTGCGCGCCGGCGCGGCGCCGATCCTGAGCGTGCTGGTCGTCCTCCTGGCGATCTGGACCCTGGCCGCCATCGCTTTGAACTGGCAGACGACATCGGACCGGCTTGCGCGCGAAAACCCCGCCTATGACACGGCGGCGCTGGTGGCGGCCACCCTGTCGTCCGACCGGCCCATCCTGCCCGCGCCGCACCAGATCGTAGCCGAGATGGCCGGTACGATCTTCGGCGTCCGCCCGTCATCGCCGCGCTCGCTGTTGTTCCACGCCGGGGTCACGCTATCCTCGACATTGGCGGGCTTTATCATGGGGACGCTGCTGGGCATCGCCCTGGCGCTCGGCATCCTCAACTCGCGGACGCTCGACAAGAGCCTGATGCCCTGGATCATCGCCAGCCAGACCATACCGATCCTGGCCATCGCCCCGATGCTGATCGTGGTGCTGAACTCGGTGGGTGTCACCGGGCTGGTGCCAAAGGCGCTCATCTCTACCTATCTTTCGTTTTTCCCCGTCACCGTCGGCATGGTGAAGGGGCTGCGCTCGCCCGACCGCATGCATCTGGACCTCATGCGCACCTATGCGGCCAACACGACGCAACTCCTGTACAAGCTGCGGCTGCCCGCCTCGCTTCCCTTTCTCTTCGCGTCGATGAAGGTGGCCGTCGCCGCCGCGCTGGTGGGCGCCATCGTCGGCGAATTGCCGACAGGGGCGCGCGCAGGGCTCGGCGCGCGCCTGCTTGCCGGCTCCTATTACGGGCAGACCATCCAGATATGGTCCGCTCTGGTCATGGCAGCTTTGATGGCGGGTTGCCTGGTGGCGGCGATCTCCCTTGCCGAGCGGATCGTCCTGTCACGCACGGGACAAGTGCGATGA
- a CDS encoding polyhydroxyalkanoic acid system family protein, producing the protein MAETVRVDIPHKLTREQARQRIASGFDRIRSDATGGMVKFEDVWTEDRLDFRARAMGQSVVGRLDVMDDHVHIEIDLPGFLAALAEKLTGKIRKEGTILLEHKP; encoded by the coding sequence ATGGCTGAAACCGTACGGGTGGATATCCCGCACAAGCTGACGCGGGAGCAGGCGCGCCAGCGGATCGCCAGCGGCTTCGACCGCATCCGCTCCGATGCAACGGGCGGCATGGTGAAGTTCGAGGATGTGTGGACCGAAGACCGCCTGGATTTCAGGGCCCGCGCCATGGGCCAGTCCGTCGTCGGGCGGCTCGACGTGATGGACGATCACGTCCATATCGAGATCGATCTTCCGGGGTTTCTGGCCGCGCTTGCCGAAAAGCTTACCGGAAAGATCAGGAAGGAAGGCACCATCCTTCTGGAACACAAGCCCTGA
- a CDS encoding response regulator transcription factor, whose amino-acid sequence MIVVVDNRELVTSGYKSLLSGEGVSSAGFHVSEFQDWVESASDTDVSAVEAFLLGDFPDRGAVTRLVRARTNAPLIALAETKALNSTLDLFAAGIDDVVAKPVHIKEILARVGAIRRRDVIDRNRLEAEEICVFNDGRDAEVAGEPLVLPRRERRILEYLVANKGRRVSKQQLFSAIYGIFDENVEENVIESHISKLRKKLKMRLGYDPVSSKRYLGYGVGV is encoded by the coding sequence ATGATCGTTGTCGTAGACAATCGTGAGTTAGTCACGAGCGGTTACAAGTCTCTCCTGAGTGGAGAGGGCGTATCTTCTGCCGGTTTCCATGTATCCGAATTCCAGGACTGGGTCGAAAGCGCATCGGATACTGATGTATCCGCCGTCGAAGCTTTCCTTCTGGGAGATTTTCCGGATCGCGGCGCCGTTACGCGTCTGGTCCGCGCGCGGACCAACGCGCCGCTGATCGCACTGGCGGAGACAAAGGCGCTCAATTCGACTCTGGATCTGTTCGCGGCCGGCATCGACGACGTCGTCGCCAAGCCGGTGCATATCAAGGAGATCCTTGCGCGTGTCGGCGCGATCCGCCGCCGTGACGTGATCGACCGCAACCGGCTCGAGGCGGAAGAAATCTGCGTCTTCAACGATGGCCGGGACGCTGAAGTGGCGGGCGAGCCGCTGGTGCTGCCCCGCCGGGAGCGCCGCATTCTCGAATATCTCGTCGCCAACAAGGGCCGTCGCGTCTCCAAGCAGCAGCTTTTCTCGGCGATCTACGGCATCTTCGACGAGAACGTCGAGGAGAACGTCATCGAAAGCCACATCTCCAAGCTGCGCAAGAAGCTGAAGATGCGTCTTGGCTACGACCCGGTGTCGTCCAAGCGATACCTGGGATACGGCGTGGGCGTGTAA
- a CDS encoding DEAD/DEAH box helicase produces MTQSQFDTLGLSEALLSAITKMGLVTPTPIQAKAMPAVLKGRDVLGIAQTGTGKTAAFALPVIDAILRKGGRPQPRSCKALFLAPTRELAVQIAENVKAYSAGTPVRHMTIFGGVSIRPQIETANRGVDIVIATPGRLLDMIDQKALTLSDVRHVVLDEADRMLDMGFVRDVMRIVKMLPTERQSLLFSATMPASVEQLSGRILSDPVRVEVTPEVVTVEKIDQSVFLVPQKAKKNWLIQNLERFDKTVVFTRTKHGANRLTTDLEKAGIEALAIHGNKSQSARQRALGEFHAGRLKVLIATDIVARGIHVDDVSHVINFDLPEEAESYVHRIGRTARAGKSGIAITLCDPSERAKLRGVEKLTGLRFDIQKSEFATDEALAASASEEAPRRGKSPGNRQGRPARSGQSGERHNAGGQQKQGGDRRAANSAGEAKRDGANRAKRRRGNGQRGRPQAAMA; encoded by the coding sequence TTGACCCAATCCCAGTTCGACACGCTCGGCTTGTCCGAAGCGTTGCTTAGCGCCATCACCAAGATGGGCCTTGTTACCCCTACCCCGATTCAGGCAAAGGCCATGCCCGCCGTGCTCAAGGGCCGCGATGTCCTCGGCATCGCCCAGACCGGCACCGGCAAGACCGCCGCCTTCGCCCTTCCCGTCATCGATGCCATCCTGCGCAAGGGCGGCCGCCCCCAGCCGCGCAGCTGCAAGGCGTTGTTCCTTGCGCCCACACGTGAACTCGCGGTGCAGATCGCCGAGAACGTGAAGGCATATTCGGCCGGCACGCCGGTCCGCCACATGACGATCTTCGGCGGCGTTTCCATACGCCCGCAGATCGAAACCGCCAACCGCGGCGTCGATATCGTCATCGCGACGCCTGGCCGCCTGCTGGACATGATCGACCAGAAGGCGCTGACCCTGTCCGACGTACGCCACGTCGTGCTGGACGAGGCCGACCGCATGCTGGACATGGGCTTCGTGCGCGATGTCATGCGCATCGTGAAGATGCTGCCGACGGAACGCCAGTCGCTTCTCTTCTCCGCAACCATGCCGGCCTCGGTCGAGCAGCTTTCCGGGCGCATCCTGTCGGATCCCGTCCGCGTCGAGGTGACACCCGAAGTCGTCACCGTGGAAAAAATCGACCAGAGCGTCTTCCTTGTGCCGCAGAAGGCCAAGAAGAACTGGCTGATCCAGAACCTGGAGCGCTTCGACAAGACGGTCGTCTTCACCCGCACCAAGCATGGCGCCAACCGCCTGACGACCGACCTTGAAAAGGCCGGCATCGAGGCGCTGGCCATTCATGGCAACAAGAGCCAGTCGGCGCGCCAGCGCGCGCTGGGCGAGTTCCACGCCGGCCGTCTCAAGGTTCTGATCGCCACCGATATCGTGGCGCGCGGCATCCATGTCGACGATGTCAGCCATGTCATCAATTTCGACCTGCCCGAAGAGGCCGAAAGCTATGTGCACCGCATCGGACGTACGGCGCGCGCCGGCAAGTCCGGCATCGCGATCACGCTGTGCGATCCGTCCGAGCGCGCCAAGCTGCGCGGCGTCGAGAAGCTGACGGGCCTTCGGTTCGACATTCAGAAGAGCGAATTCGCCACCGATGAGGCGCTTGCCGCCTCCGCCAGCGAGGAAGCACCCCGGCGTGGAAAAAGCCCCGGCAACCGGCAGGGCCGTCCGGCTCGCTCCGGCCAGTCGGGCGAGCGCCATAACGCCGGCGGCCAGCAGAAGCAGGGCGGCGATCGGCGCGCTGCCAATTCTGCCGGAGAGGCCAAGCGCGACGGTGCCAACAGGGCCAAGCGGCGGCGCGGCAATGGCCAGCGCGGACGCCCTCAGGCGGCCATGGCCTGA
- the hydA gene encoding dihydropyrimidinase, translating to MTIAIKGGTVVTADRTFRADVLIDGERIAAVGEGLDGDEVVDASGAYVMPGGIDPHTHMEMPFMGTHSSDDFDTGTAAGLAGGTTMTVDFCLPAPGQSLIDALQEWRQKAGKARADYSFHMAITWWDRQVFEEMPRVVDEGINTFKHFMAYKGALMVNDDEMFASFQRCAELGALPLVHAENGDVVASLQQKLLAAGNNGPEAHAYSRPPEVEGEATNRAIMIADQAGVPLYVVHVSCEESHEAIRRARQKGMRVFGEPLIQHLVLDESEYQNADWDYAARRVMSPPFRDRRNQDSLWAGLSSGSLQVVATDHCAFTTEQKRFGVGDFTRIPNGTGGLEDRLPVLWTRGVNTGRLTMNEFVAATSTNIAKILNIYPRKGAILPGADADLIVWDPEATKVISADTQKSAIDYNVFEGIAVKGLPAVVFSRGKVACRQGEVLADTGDGQFVKRPANAPVNRALSAWKELVAPRKVERAGIPAGV from the coding sequence ATGACCATCGCGATCAAGGGTGGCACCGTGGTAACCGCCGACCGCACATTCCGGGCGGACGTGCTGATCGACGGCGAGCGGATCGCCGCCGTGGGCGAAGGGCTGGACGGCGACGAGGTGGTGGACGCCTCCGGCGCTTACGTGATGCCCGGCGGCATCGATCCGCATACGCATATGGAAATGCCCTTCATGGGCACCCATTCGAGCGACGATTTCGATACGGGAACGGCGGCGGGCCTTGCTGGCGGCACCACGATGACTGTGGATTTCTGCCTGCCCGCACCCGGCCAGAGCCTGATCGACGCCCTGCAGGAGTGGCGCCAGAAGGCAGGCAAGGCGCGCGCCGACTACTCCTTCCACATGGCCATCACATGGTGGGACCGGCAGGTCTTCGAGGAAATGCCGCGCGTCGTGGACGAGGGTATCAACACGTTCAAGCATTTCATGGCGTACAAGGGCGCCCTGATGGTGAACGACGATGAAATGTTCGCCTCGTTCCAGCGCTGCGCCGAGCTGGGCGCGCTGCCGCTCGTCCACGCCGAGAACGGCGACGTCGTCGCCTCGCTGCAGCAGAAGCTTCTGGCCGCCGGCAATAACGGGCCGGAGGCACATGCCTATTCGCGGCCGCCGGAGGTGGAGGGCGAGGCGACCAACCGCGCCATCATGATCGCCGACCAGGCCGGCGTGCCGCTTTATGTCGTGCACGTCTCCTGCGAGGAGAGCCACGAGGCGATCCGCCGGGCGCGGCAGAAGGGCATGCGCGTCTTCGGCGAGCCGCTGATCCAGCACCTCGTGCTCGACGAAAGCGAGTACCAGAACGCCGACTGGGATTACGCGGCGCGGCGTGTGATGTCGCCGCCCTTCCGCGACCGGCGCAACCAGGATTCCCTCTGGGCGGGGCTCTCCAGCGGCTCGCTGCAGGTGGTGGCGACAGACCACTGTGCCTTCACCACCGAGCAGAAGCGGTTCGGTGTCGGCGATTTCACCCGCATCCCCAATGGTACGGGGGGACTGGAAGACCGGCTGCCCGTCCTGTGGACGCGCGGCGTCAACACCGGGCGGCTGACGATGAACGAGTTCGTTGCCGCCACCTCCACCAACATCGCGAAAATCCTGAACATCTACCCGCGCAAGGGCGCGATCCTGCCCGGTGCCGATGCGGACCTGATCGTCTGGGACCCGGAGGCGACCAAGGTGATCTCGGCCGATACGCAGAAATCCGCCATCGATTACAATGTCTTCGAGGGCATCGCGGTGAAGGGCCTGCCGGCGGTCGTCTTTTCCCGAGGCAAGGTCGCCTGCAGGCAAGGGGAGGTGCTGGCCGATACCGGCGACGGGCAGTTCGTGAAACGGCCGGCCAATGCGCCGGTGAACCGGGCCCTTTCCGCGTGGAAAGAGCTGGTCGCGCCGCGCAAGGTCGAGCGCGCCGGCATTCCGGCCGGGGTCTGA
- a CDS encoding ABC transporter ATP-binding protein, translating into MMDSVVGARDLSLTFQTNDGPVHALSGIDLTIHEGEFVSLIGPSGCGKTTLLRVIADLEQPTAGSITVNGMSPGEARLARAYGYVFQAAALYPWRTIERNVALPLEVMGVPKAERVERIYRNLSLVGLDGFARKFPWQLSGGMQQRASIARALSFDPALLLMDEPFGALDEIVRDRLNAELLRLWARTRKTVVFVTHSIPEAVFLSTRIVVMSPRPGRIQDIVDCDLGADRPLDIRETPEFLAIAHRVREGLRAGHSYD; encoded by the coding sequence ATGATGGACAGCGTCGTCGGGGCCCGGGACCTCTCCCTGACATTTCAGACGAATGACGGGCCGGTCCACGCGCTGTCCGGTATCGACCTCACCATCCATGAGGGCGAGTTCGTCTCGCTGATCGGTCCGTCCGGCTGCGGCAAGACGACCTTGCTGCGCGTCATCGCCGATCTGGAGCAACCGACGGCCGGTTCCATTACCGTGAACGGCATGTCCCCGGGCGAGGCGCGGCTGGCGCGCGCCTACGGCTATGTCTTTCAGGCCGCCGCGCTGTATCCGTGGCGGACCATAGAGCGCAATGTCGCCCTGCCGCTGGAGGTGATGGGCGTGCCGAAGGCCGAGCGTGTCGAGCGTATCTACCGGAACCTGTCGCTTGTCGGGCTCGACGGCTTCGCCCGCAAGTTCCCCTGGCAGCTGTCCGGCGGCATGCAGCAGCGTGCCTCCATTGCGCGGGCGCTCTCCTTCGACCCGGCGCTGCTCTTGATGGACGAGCCCTTCGGCGCGCTCGACGAGATCGTCCGCGACCGCCTGAACGCGGAATTGCTGCGCCTGTGGGCCAGGACGCGCAAGACGGTCGTCTTCGTCACCCATTCCATTCCGGAAGCGGTGTTCCTGTCGACACGCATCGTGGTGATGAGCCCGCGCCCGGGGCGCATACAGGATATCGTGGATTGCGACCTGGGGGCCGACAGGCCGCTGGATATCCGCGAGACGCCGGAATTCCTGGCCATCGCCCATCGCGTCCGCGAGGGGTTGCGCGCCGGGCACTCCTATGACTAG